One window from the genome of Nicotiana sylvestris chromosome 9, ASM39365v2, whole genome shotgun sequence encodes:
- the LOC104218062 gene encoding G-type lectin S-receptor-like serine/threonine-protein kinase LECRK2 codes for MAYSNIYSMLFFLLIFPLHTLAQIKDTIPLGSTLTANEETTPWLSQSGDFAFGFKQIQDQNHFLLCVYYAKIKDTTIVWYANGGNLVPRGSIAELNPQSGLILRDPRGKMLWSTGRVVTNVAYAVMNNTGNFVLVGNDSSILWESFKYPTDTLLPTQILEIDNKLNSRKSESLFFPGKFVLRIMSNGNLVLNTQSKQTNFEPDSEYYNSHTSDPGNEANSGYRLIFDELGTVYILKRNNQRLVLTPPNVPSTSDNYHRLSLDFDGVLTHYYHRKSISTGKQNWTILWSVPDNICLAILEETGSGVCGYNNVCHLSENQMPYCECPKGYSLIDPNDKYGSCKPRFVPNCDEIGQGNPEDLYDFDVVTDVDWPLSDFERIYPSTEEECRKSCLEDCFCGVAIYRSNSCWKKKLPLSNGRVDTTLNVKAFLKIRKVST; via the coding sequence ATGGCTTACTCCAACATATATTCTATGCTattttttcttctgatttttcCCCTGCATACTTTAGCTCAAATAAAGGATACTATACCTTTGGGCAGTACTCTTACTGCAAATGAAGAAACTACCCCATGGCTCTCTCAATCTGGAGATTTCGCGTTCGGATTCAAGCAAATTCAAGATCAAAATCACTTCTTGCTTTGCGTATATTACGCGAAAATTAAAGATACCACCATAGTTTGGTATGCAAATGGTGGTAATCTAGTACCACGAGGCTCAATCGCGGAATTAAATCCACAAAGTGGATTAATTCTCCGCGATCCTCGGGGTAAAATGCTTTGGAGCACTGGTCGAGTTGTAACTAATGTTGCTTATGCTGTTATGAATAATACAGGAAACTTTGTTCTTGTTGGAAATGATTCTTCAATTTTATGGGAAAGTTTTAAATATCCAACTGATACCCTTTTGCCTACTCAAATACTTGAAATTGACAACAAGCTGAATTCTCGAAAATCAGAGTCTTTATTTTTTCCAGGTAAGTTTGTTCTTCGTATTATGAGTAATGGGAATTTGGTGCTTAATACTCAATCCAAGCAGACTAATTTTGAACCTGATTCTGAGTATTATAACAGTCATACTTCTGATCCTGGAAATGAAGCCAATTCTGGATATCGACTGATATTCGACGAATTGGGCACCGtttatatattaaaaagaaacaATCAAAGACTTGTGCTAACACCTCCTAATGTCCCTTCAACATCAGACAATTATCACAGGTTGAGTCTTGATTTCGATGGTGTTTTAACTCATTATTATCATCGTAAGAGTATTTCTACGGGAAAACAAAATTGGACTATTCTTTGGTCTGTGCCTGATAACATTTGTTTAGCAATTCTTGAAGAAACTGGAAGTGGAGTTTGTGGGTACAACAATGTGTGCCATTTAAGTGAAAATCAAATGCCATATTGTGAATGTCCAAAAGGGTATTCGTTGATCGATCCGAACGATAAGTATGGGAGCTGCAAACCAAGATTTGTTCCAAATTGTGATGAAATTGGACAGGGTAATCCTGAAGATTTATATGATTTTGATGTTGTGACTGATGTTGATTGGCCATTATCGGATTTCGAAAGGATTTATCCTTCTACTGAAGAAGAATGCAGGAAATCTTGTTTGGAAGATTGTTTTTGTGGTGTTGCTATTTATAGAAGTAATAGTTGCTGGAAGAAGAAGCTGCCATTGTCAAATGGGAGAGTGGACACTACTTTGAATGTAAAAGcttttcttaaaataaggaaAGTTTCAACATAA